A genomic window from Salvia hispanica cultivar TCC Black 2014 chromosome 5, UniMelb_Shisp_WGS_1.0, whole genome shotgun sequence includes:
- the LOC125187445 gene encoding germin-like protein subfamily T member 1, whose product MASTLTHKSTLTLLFSTLLLTSPLPSLSSDPDPLQDFCIADLQAPVSMNGFPCKPASNVTSNDFFFDGLAREGDTYNSNGSSVVYGNVLAFPALNTLGISMNRVDIDPDGLNAPHSHPQATEVGIVVQGKLLVGMISTSNVLYSKNLTGGQMFVVLRGLVHFQMNVGEESALIYTAFNSHLPGTAFVSSNLFGSRPSLPDDVFMKAFQVNKTVIDQINSKFG is encoded by the coding sequence ATGGCATCCACACTCACTCACAaatcaaccctaaccctactCTTCTCCACACTCCTCCTCACATCACCActcccctctctctcctcaGATCCTGACCCTTTGCAGGACTTCTGCATTGCCGATCTCCAAGCCCCGGTCTCCATGAACGGCTTCCCGTGCAAACCGGCCTCAAACGTCACCTCAAACGACTTCTTCTTTGACGGCCTGGCCCGGGAGGGAGACACCTACAACTCCAATGGCAGCAGTGTGGTCTATGGCAATGTTCTTGCATTCCCAGCCCTCAACACTCTAGGCATCTCGATGAACAGAGTCGACATAGACCCTGACGGCCTCAACGCGCCCCACTCACACCCCCAGGCCACAGAGGTGGGCATAGTCGTGCAAGGGAAGCTGCTGGTGGGGATGATCTCCACCTCCAACGTGCTCTACTCGAAGAACTTGACCGGAGGGCAGATGTTCGTTGTCCTGAGAGGACTAGTGCATTTTCAGATGAATGTGGGAGAGGAGTCAGCCTTGATCTACACTGCTTTCAACAGCCATCTACCCGGAACTGCTTTCGTTTCTTCGAATCTGTTTGGATCGAGGCCTTCTCTGCCAGACGATGTGTTCATGAAAGCTTTTCAAGTTAACAAGACTGTCATTGATCAAATCAACTCCAAATTTGGTTGA
- the LOC125187446 gene encoding germin-like protein subfamily T member 1, with the protein MAKSPLILLFSTLLLLSSPLPSFSSDPDPLQDFCIADLQSPISITGFPCKPASNVTSNDFFFDGLAKEGDTNSPFGSSVLQGNVLAFPALNTLGLSMNRVDIAPGGLNPPHSHPRATETGVVIQGKLLVGLISTSNVFYAKNLTAGEMFVIPRGLVHFQMNIGQEKALIFTAFNSHLPGAVIVSLNLFGSRPSVPTDVLTKAFQVDQSVVDQIKSKFG; encoded by the coding sequence ATGGCCAAATCACCCCTAATCCTCCTCTTCTCCacactcctcctcctctcaTCACCACTCCCCTCTTTCTCCTCAGATCCTGATCCACTGCAAGACTTCTGCATTGCTGATCTCCAGTCCCCCATCTCCATAACCGGCTTCCCCTGCAAACCGGCCTCAAACGTGACCTCAAACGACTTCTTCTTCGACGGCCTAGCCAAAGAGGGTGACACCAATAGCCCCTTTGGCAGCAGTGTGTTGCAGGGCAATGTTCTTGCATTTCCAGCACTGAACACTCTAGGACTCTCGATGAACAGAGTCGACATAGCCCCCGGTGGCCTCAATCCTCCCCACTCGCACCCCCGGGCTACAGAGACGGGCGTGGTCATCCAGGGGAAGCTGCTTGTGGGGCTGATCTCCACCTCCAACGTGTTCTACGCGAAGAACTTGACTGCAGGGGAGATGTTTGTGATCCCGAGAGGGCTGGTGCATTTTCAGATGAATATTGGACAGGAGAAAGCACTGATCTTCACTGCTTTCAATAGCCATTTGCCTGGTGCTGTTATTGTCTCTCTGAATCTGTTTGGCTCGCGGCCTTCCGTTCCTACCGATGTCCTGACCAAAGCTTTTCAAGTTGATCAATCTGTTGTTGATCAAATCAAGTCCAAGTTTGGTTGA
- the LOC125187307 gene encoding 40S ribosomal protein S27-2-like gives MVLSNDVDLLNPPAELEKRKHKLKRLVQSPNSFFMDVKCQGCFNITTVFSHSQTVVVCGNCQTVLCQPTGGRARLTEGCSFRKKGD, from the exons ATG GTTCTATCTAATGATGTCGATTTGCTCAACCCACCGGCTGAGCTCGAGAAGAGGAAGCACAAGCTCAAGCGCCTCGTGCAATCCCCAAACTCATTCTTCATG gaTGTCAAGTGTCAGGGTTGCTTCAACAT AACCACTGTTTTCAGCCATTCCCAAACCGTTGTTGTGTGTGGAAACTGCCAGACAGTGCTGTGCCAACCAACCGGTGGCCGTGCCCGCCTCACCGAGGGATGCTCCTTCCGGAAAAAGGGCGATTAA